The Liquorilactobacillus nagelii DSM 13675 DNA window TACATAAACCAGCTCCACGAAGAAATCTAACTAAACATCGTGTGGCATTTTCTAAACTGGAAATTAGCAGTACAATTATTGGAGCACTTGTATTAATGATCCTGACTATTGCAGTTATTTCAGGTCAAATTGGGTTAACCAAAGCACAATTTGATTTGCAGAAAATCAATCAGCAGATTACGACAACTCAAAATAGTAATGTCA harbors:
- the ftsL gene encoding cell division protein FtsL, which translates into the protein MSENTATQWQEVVPQKDPIHKPAPRRNLTKHRVAFSKLEISSTIIGALVLMILTIAVISGQIGLTKAQFDLQKINQQITTTQNSNVNTKQEISSLSSRDRLLEIAKKDGLTMNNSNIRNVTK